In Dermacentor silvarum isolate Dsil-2018 chromosome 2, BIME_Dsil_1.4, whole genome shotgun sequence, the following proteins share a genomic window:
- the LOC119440172 gene encoding neuropeptide-like protein 31: MKALLSLLTLFIVIAVVAAGYGYGHGYGGYGGYGGYGGYGGLGGYGGYGGYGGYGGYGGYGGYGGYGGYGGYGHGGYGGYGGYGGYGGYGGYGGYGHGYYG, encoded by the exons ATGAAGGCCCTC TTGTCGCTCCTGACTCTATTCATTGTTATCGCTGTTGTGGCGGCTGGCTACGGCTATGGGCATGGCTATGGTGGGTACGGAGGATATGGAGGCTACGGCGGCTACGGTGGTCTTGGCGGCTACGGTGGCTACGGGGGATATGGTGGATACGGAGGCTACGGCGGCTACGGTGGATATGGCGGCTACGGTGGCTACGGCGGCTACGGTCACGGCGGTTATGGTGGATACGGTGGCTACGGTGGTTACGGAGGCTATGGTGGCTATGGAGGTTATGGCCACGGATACTACGGATAG